The sequence AGTGGATGCTAAGAAGATTGATGCACTTGGGATTTCTGTAATTCAACTTAATACTGAAGGGGAATGCCACATAGAACCAATATCAATTAAGAATATATTGGGGTACTTTGATTTAAATGAAATAGATTTGATTTTTATTGAGAACATAGGAAACTTAGTTTGCCCTGCTGAATTTGATCTTGGAGAAAATTTTAAAATTGCTATTTTAAGTATTCCTGAAGGTGACGATAAAGTTGAAAAATATCCATTACTGTTCTCTACAGCTGATACAGTGGTTTTAAGCAAGTTTGATATGATGCAGTACTTTGAATTTGATGATAATATGGTTGAAAAAAGTGTTAAACTTTTAAACGAAAGTTCAGAGATATTTAGAGTTTCATCAAAAACTGGAGAGGGGATAGATCCTCTTGTTAAGTTCATTGAAGAGAGAGTAAAAGCTGATTTGAAGTAGCAAGTTTATATTTACAAAATGGGAATATTATAGTATTATAATCTTGTGTACTACGAAAGTATACGTTTTATAGATGTCTAAGTTAATAACATTGTTTTTACAACTAAAGATAAGCTGAAGTTGTTTTTTACTTGAGCAAAGGATAATGTTTAACTTTAATGTTTTATATCTATAATATAAAATTTAATATGTATGTTCAAATGAATAAATAGACTACATGCTGTATCTTTTATATTTGATATTAATGTAGGATATTATTTAGAACTTATATAAATATACTTATACTGATTAATAACCACGAGGGTTGATTTCTGAAAGCAGTTATCAATTCTTGTGGTTTTATTTTTTGTTACTTATTTGGGTATTTGGGAGGAGTTATTATGCATATTCCAGACAATTATTTAAGTCCATCAACCTGTGCAGTTATGGGTGCTGTAATGGTTCCTATATGGACAAGAGCAATAAAGAAAGTAAAAAAAGAGGTTACTAAAAAGAAAATGCCACTTATGGGTATTGGGGCATCACTTTCATTTTTAACAATGATGTTTAATGTACCATTGCCAGGAGGAACTACAGGACATGCTGTAGGAGCAACCCTATTAGCTGTTCTTTTAGGGCCAGAGGCAGCTTGTATTTCTATAACCATAGCACTTTTAATCCAAGCATTATTATTTGGTGATGGTGGTATTTTGGCCTTTGGGGTAAACTGCTTTAACATGGCTTTTGTGATTCCATACGTAGGGTATTATATTTATAAATTTTTAAGCAGCAGAATTAAAAAAGGAGAAAGTATTATAACTTTTATTGCTGCATATATTGGACTGAATTTTGGTGCCTTATGTGCTGCAATAGAGTTTGGTATACAACCATTACTTTTTAAGGATGCCGCAGGTATGCCATTATATTGTCCATATCCACTATCAATTTCTATACCAGCAATGCTAATTCCACATCTTGCAGTTGCAGGGGTTTTAGAAGGTATCATTACAGTTGGTGTATTAGGATTTATAAAGAAGGTTTCACCAGGAATTATATATGAAGGTTCTGCTACAAAAACAAAACCTATATATGCATTTATATTATTGCTTATTTGTTTGTCACCTTTAGGATTGTTAGCTACAGGTACAGCTTGGGGCGAATGGGGAGCTGATGAGATAAGCACTGTTTCAAATGGGGGAAAAGCATTAGGATTTGTACCAAAAGGTATGGAGCATGGATTTAACTTTAATTCATTGATGCCAGATTACTCTGTTAAAGGACTATCAGATAATCTAGGATATATTTTATCAGCAGTTGCAGGGGTAGCAATTCTTTTAATTATATTTAGATTGATAGCAAATATGAAGAAAGAAAAAAAACGGCGTAAATAACTAATGGTAGAAGAGAGGAAGTTACAAATGCCAGAATGGCTTTTAGAAAAAGATAATTATACACCGTTGAAGGAGAAGAATTCCTTTATAGATAAAAGTATTATTTCCCTATTGAATGTGCTTACAAGATTTAGAGGTAAGACTAAACAAAATAAGTTTACCATAAATGCTGCAGTTAAGCTTATTTCAACACTTATACTAATAGTGTTTGTTTCCTTAGCAAAAAATCTTACTTTTGTTATAATTGCAAATGTATTTATACTTGTGGTAATTAATTTCCTTAGCATAAATGAAATAAAGCATATTTTGAAAGTAAGTTTGATTGTAACAGCTTTTAGCTTTATTCTTTTGCTACCTTCAATTTTCTTTGGATATGGCAGTAATGCAGTAATGATCACATTAAAAATACTAGTTTCAGTTGCTTCTGTAAACATATTAGCTTGCACAACTCAGTGGAATGATTTGATAATGACATTAAAACTATTTAAAGTACCAGATGTATTTATCTTTGTGCTTGATATAACTATAAAGTACATTTTGGTTTTGGGAGAGTTTTCTTTAAATATGATCTATGCACTTAAGCTAAGATCTGTGGGGAAAAGTAAAAATAAAAGTACGGCACTTTCTGGAGTGCTAGGAACCATGTTTATAAAATCAAAAGAGATGTCTGAAGAGATGTATGGAGCCATGGAATGTAGAGGATTTACAGGAGAGTATAAAGTTTATAAGAAATTTAAAATGAAGTTACAAGATTATGTTTGTATTATAGCTAATGCAGTGTTTATAATAATATATTTTTACTTTGATAGGTTGTGATTAGATGATTGATATAAAAAATGTTTCATACAAATATAGTGAGGGCACTTTTGCACTGAGAAATGTAAATTTGCATATTGAAGTAGGAGAAGCAATTGCTCTAATTGGCGTAAATGGTAGTGGAAAATCTACATTGATGAAATTAATAAATGGATTGATAACTGCAAGTGATGGAAAATACTTATTTGAAGGTAAAGAAATCACTGATAAGGAATTGCAAAAGGAAAGTTTCTCAAAGTCTTTCCACAAAAAGATTGGATTTGTTTTTCAAAATTCAGAGATGCAGCTATTTTGTTCAAATGTTTATGATGAAATTGCCTTTGGGCCAAGACAGATGGGCATGGAGGAAGAAGAGGTTAAAAGAAGAGTTGAAGATACTTTAAGACTTCTAAAAATAGAAGATTTAAAAGATAGACAACCTTACCATCTAAGCGGTGGAGAAAAGAAAAAAGTAGCTATTGCTACAGTAGTAGTCTTAAATCCAGAGGTATATATATTTGATGAACCTATGAATGGGCTCGATCCAAAGACTAAAAGATTTCTAAGAGAATTTATGATAGCCATAAATAATGCAGGAAAAACAATTTTATGCTCAACCCATGATTTTGAGTACATACAAGATGTATTTAAGAGAGCTGTTGTCTTTTCAGGTGATCATACAATAATTAGAGATGGTAAGTATGATGAGATAATGAAGGATAAGGACTTTTTATATAAAAATAATATTATATAAGGTGCAATAATAAAATTACATTTATATAACAATTATTGTATGCATATATCTAAATTATAGATGCAGAAAACTAATAGCGATATATATATTTAATATATTATTTCTAAATAAGATAGCACATCCCTTGTAAATATAGCAGACAAAAAATATATAGTTTATTTATTGGAACATATATTTTTTTATGCTATAATAATTTCACTCAATAATTTAATGAGGTGGATTACGATGGAAAAAGAAATCCTAGAGATATTGAAGCAAATGCAAAAAGAGCAACAAGAATTTAGAGTTGAGCTTCAAGGCGTAAAAACAGATATTCAAGGAATAAAAGAAGATGTAAAAGGAATAAAATCAGATATTCAAGAACTTAATATTAAAGTTGATAGAATTGAAAAGAAATTGGAGTCAACACATGAACAAGTGGAGAGAACTGCTGAGGAGGTAACAATTATAAAGAAAGACTTGTGCAGAGTGGAAGAAGCTACTGCAAATAACTTGGTAGATATAGCAAGATTAAAAGCAAATAAATAATTTAATAAAAGATTATATGTAAATAGCACTGTGCAGTTAATGAGAAGGTATTTTTATTGATTACGCAGTTTTTTTTATACAAATAAGTGGTAAGTTGTGGTATATAGATGTTATATATGTAGTGAAGATTTTAGAGGATATTATTCCCTTAGCATCTATTGACAGAAAGCGTAATAAGTTATATATTATATGTAAACATATGAATAGCTACTCATATAATTGAATAAAATTAAATTTAATATAATGACATCGAAAGTATAACAAGATTGATAAATGTCTACAGGTCTCTTATTTAGAGTATTGGAGGGAAAGTATGAAGTTGCAAAAGAATAATGATCATATGCTTAATGTCTTAATTTATGAATACTGAATACAAATATAAACATACTAAAATAAGAGTGAAGAAATAAGTTAAGGCATCTGAAAATAAATAACAAATCCAAATAGGCTAGCATATGGACTTATTTATTTTTTGAAGATGCCTAATGTGATAAAATATATTAATAAATTTATTATAGATTAATAATAATTAGGAAAGGAATTTTGAACATGAGTGAAAGATACGATATTGCCATAGTGGGTAGTGGACCAGCAGGTTTATCAGCTGCTATAAATGCAAAGATAAGAAATAAGAATATAATAGTTTTTGGAAGTAAAGATTTGAGCAGCAAGATAGTTAAGGCTCCAAAAATTAATAACTATTTAGGTTTGCCAGGTGTTACAGGAGAACAACTTAAGGAGCATTTTAAAAAGCATGTTGAGGATATGGAGATAGAAATAACCACAGAGAGAGTCAATAATATTTATGCTATGGGAGATTATTTTGCGTTGATGGTAAATGACAAAACTTATGAAGCAACAACTGTTATTTTAACAACAGGAATAGAGTTTTCAAAACCATTGCCAGGAGAAATGGAGTTCTTAGGTAGAGGTGTTGGATATTGTGCAACTTGTGATGCACCTTTATATAAAGGTAAGGTGGCTACAGTAGTAGGCTACAATAAGGAGTCTGTTGAAGAAACTAATTTCATAAGTGAGATTGTAGGAAAGGTTAACTTTATTCCAATGTTCAAAGATGAATATAGCTTAAATCCTAATATAGAAGTAATAAAATCAATCCCTAAGGAGGTTTTAGGGACTGATAAAGTCAATAAACTTGTTCTTAAAGATGGTGAAGTTTCCACAGATGCAGTATTTATATTGAAGGACAGTATAAGTCCAGGTCAGCTTGTTCCAGGTCTAGAAATGGATGAAATGCATATTAAGGTTAACAGAAAAATGGAGACTAATCTGCCAGGTCTTTATGCAGCTGGTGATATAACAGGAAAGCCTTATCAATATATAAAAGCTGCTGGAGAAGGGCAAATGGCTGGTTTGAATGCAGTTAGCTATATTGATAATAAAAATAAGGCATCAGAAAATAAATAACAAGTCTAAATGGATTAGCAGATAAACGTATTTGCTTTGAGATGTCTAAATTAAAAATAATAAAGTTTTTTCAGGGTTAATTAGCTTGCATATTGCAAGTTAATTAACCTTTTTATTTTTTATCCGATGGCTAGCATCCGTAACACTCCAGCTTCTTTAAGTTGGAGAAAACGGCTGCACGGTTCTGGATAAGTTCAACTAAGATTCAGATGGGGATCAAACCCAACTGAATCAAGTTTCACTTGATAAGTTTAAAAATAGGTGTGATTTGGTATAATGTAGATAGTGGAAGATTATCCTGTGGAGTATAAAATCATGGGAAATAAAGTGGTTAAGAATATAATCTAATATAGCATTTCAGGAGGTTTATATGGAAACAAAAATATGCAATTTAGGGTTAGTTGAAGATAAAGAATTAAAGTTTGCAGTTATGGTATCAAAATATAATGGAAAATTCGTATATGTAAGGCATAAGAAAAGAAAAACCTGGGAAGTACCAGGAGGACACAGAGAATTAAATGAAGCTATTGACGATGCAGCATCAAGGGAATTAAATGAGGAAACAGGAGCTGTTAAGTTTAAATTAACTCCTATATGTGATTACTTATGTGATTATTCTATAGAGCGAGAAAATGATCCCAAAAGTTATGGAAGATTATATTTTGCAGACATTGAGGAGCTAGGTGAATTACCTAACTTAGAAATAGGGGAAGTTAAGTTGTTTGATGATATGCCACAAGATTTAACCTATCCAAAGATTCAACCTATTTTGATTAATGAGGTGGAAACAAAGTTAAAGTCGATGGAAATAATAAAAACTGTTTCAATTATAGTAGAAGAACAATGCAAAAGTAAGGATAATTTCTTTGGCTATGAAGTTTGGACATGCCATGTGACTAGTGTAGTTAAAAATGCTAAAATTTTAGCAAGAAAATTAGGTGCTGATGAAGAAATAGTTGAGATTGCAGCAATTTTACATGATTATGCAAGTGCTAAAGATAAGAACATGTATGAGGAGCATCATATATATGGAGCCATAGAAGCTGAGAGAATCCTAAAAGAACTAGATTATCCAGAAGAAAAAATAGAGATAATAAAAGATTGTATTTTATGTCATAGAGGAAGTGTAAGAAAAGAGCAAACAACAAAGGAAGCAATATGTGTAGCTAGTGCGGATGCAATGGCACATATAGATCAAGTTCCATCATTACTACATCTTGCTTACTGTAATAGAGGTATGGAAGTAAAAGAAGGAGCAAAGTGGGTAAGTAAAAAGATTCAAAGAAGTTGGAACAAGCTGTGCCCAGAAGCAAAAGAAATCATGGAGCAGAAATATCAAAGTGCTAAGATGATTTTGGAAGTGTAAGAACTCTGAAAATAGACTAGCATATAAAACCTAGGTACTTTCAGATGTCTAATGATATAAGCATAAATAAAAGGTTAGCTAGAGTGTAGAAATTCTTTAGTTAACCTTTTTCATACCAGTGATAAACATAAATTCGTGCGTATACTTAAATGTAATTTATAAAATGAAAACTTTAAGTTATAAATTAATATTAGTGGAAGTTCTCAATTTTACTATATTCATTATTACTTTATAAAATCCAAAGCCAATCATAGCTCCAAGCACATTTAAAATAATGTCGTCAACGTCAAAATCACCAATGGCAGTTAATAATTGAATCACTTCAAAAGAAAGGCTAACTATAAAAGAAATAAAAACAGTATGCCTAAATTTCTTTGCCCAATTCAATAATGTAGGTAAGAAAAAGCCTAAAGGGCCGAATGCAATTATGTTTCCAAGCAAATTTTCTACAGCAATTTTAATAGTTTCTTTTCCTGATAAATAATGAAAAATACTTTTTGTAGGAATAAAATTAGCATATTCTATTCTAGAACTTAGAGGTTGTTTGTAATCTGTTAGCATAACACTTATCATAGACAGGGGATATTTAAAAAATATTACCTTAATCAATAATGCTAGATATATTATGAATAAACACCAAAGGATAATATTGGACGATTTAGATTTCTTAGTTACCTTCATTTATAATTCTCCTCAATAAAATACAATTATTTTTAAATTATGTAATTATATTGTATATTTATTTTTTACATATTACAAGCGTGAAAAATATCAGGTGCTTGTAAAGTTAACGTAAAATTAAATTCAGATTATATTTAAAAACAGAAGTTAATTTTTCCATTTATGGTGTGAAAAATGTTATATAATAAAAATAAATAACTATAAGAATTATTGGATTAATTAAATTCAAACAATGATCGAATAAAAATAAATAATTTAAGCAATATTGGGGGGCAAATATGGAGTTGAAAATATTAAAGACAGATGGGAAGAATAGAGATTTTCTTAATCTCATAAAGTTACTAGATGAAGGACTTAACGAGAAATATGGAGAACTGCAGAAACAATATAATAAATTAAATAGTGTTGATTATATAAATGATGTAATTGTAATTTATAAAGATAATGTTGCTGTTGGCTGTGGAGCATTTAAAGAACATAGTGAAGATACTGTAGAGTTGAAGCGTATCTTTTTAAGAAAAGAAGAGAGAGGACAAGGTCTATCAAAGATAATTGTCAGTGAATTAGAGAAGTTAGCAAAAGAAAAAGGCTATAAATTTGCTGTGTTGGAAACAGGAATTAAGCAAATTGAAGCAATTAGTTTATATAAAAATGCAAGATATACCGTGACTGAAAATTATGGGATGTATGCAGGAAATGCAAATAGTGTGTGTATGAAAAAGGATTTATGGATAAAAAGTAAAGCACTATAAAAGGGGGGATAAAATGAGTACTTTAAATTATCATTGTAAGTGGAGATTAGAGTTAGCAAAGCAAATTTGTGAAAAGATAAAGAGTGTAGAAGGTACAAAAGGTATAAAAGCGATAATTGCTGGAGGTTCAGTTGCAAGAGGGTACGCAGATGAATATTCAGATGTAGAAATACCTATATTTTGGGATGAACTTCCCAATGAGAATATTCGAAAACTTATAATAAAGGAATTAAATGCAGAGTACTTTTATCCATATAATCATGAAGCAAGAGAAGATAATATAATTGTAAATGGATTTAAGATTGATTTATGGCATATTACTCTCGAACAAGAAGAAAAAGTCATCAAATCTGTAATTAAAGATTTTAAAATTGATTTTGGAAGTAGTAATGCTATTGATACTATAAGAACCTGTATACCCATGTTTGGAGAAGATATAGTGAATTCATGGAAGGCTAAAGTCAAGGAATATCCAAGACAGATTGCAATAGAAAACATTAATAAAGCCCTACAATCAATTAATAGTACACAGGTTGAGCTTTATCTGCAAAGAGAAAATTCAACATTATTGTTTGAACATATTGCTAACCTACAAAAAAGTATATTTATAATATTACTTGCCTTAAACAAAGGATATTTCCCAACTTTCAAATGGATGTACAAATCACTTGAAAGTTTTAAAATTAAGCCTGATAATATTGAACAAAGATTTAGAGATGTTTTTAATTACTCGCCAAAGGAAGCATTTGAAAATACCTTAGTTATTATGTTTGAGACCTTGGATATGATTAATAATATATATCCAGAAATTAACACAAAGATAGTTTTAAGTAAACTAAAGTCTGCTCGAATACCTCACATACACCCCGTATATATTTAACTTCAAGAATGCAGCAGCACTAGAATATTTTTGCAATATAATTAATGGAAGCTAAAATGCTTCCATTAAAAATTAATATATTTCAATATTATCCTTAAATATTTATGGGTTATAAAGCTTGAAATAATTTAAGTAAATGTATATATTGATTAGCTTCTCTAAGTACATGATCGCCTAAAAGTGGAACAATTATTGATTTGATTTTACAACTTAAAAGACCTTCAGTGCCTTGTGTTTTAAAGTCTCTTAGTTTTATAGTTTTGTTTAAAGTTTTATTAGTTAAGTTAGACATGTCTAGAGAGGCTTTGTTTATAGCAGAAGCTTCTTTTGTTAGTACTGCAAATTCATTTCCAAAGTTATTTGCGATATTAAATAATTCTTCTTCTGTTGGATCTAACAAACCTCGAATGAAATATGAGTGTTCAGACATTATTCTATTCCAGAAAGATTCTAAATCTAACACATCATTTTTCATGTCAATTTCAGTGCCATTTTGCAGTTTAGTTAATAAACTTACAAATAATTTTGCCTCTCTTAATATATGATCAATTAATAGAGGATAAGCTGTTGTGTATACACTACAAGATAGCACATCATTTAGAAGTTTAGTCTTAAATCTAATAAGTGCATTTGTTGCACTTATAGAACGATGGTTCAGTGAATAAACATCTTCTGTTAATCGAGACAAATTCTTTGGTATAGCACCAGTGGCAGGTG comes from Clostridium sp. TW13 and encodes:
- the hypB gene encoding hydrogenase nickel incorporation protein HypB, with translation MDIKIVKQKLEEVEECSNEIKKILKDNNVYLINVMGSPGTGKTSLIIELIKSLKNKYKIAVVEGDIAGQVDAKKIDALGISVIQLNTEGECHIEPISIKNILGYFDLNEIDLIFIENIGNLVCPAEFDLGENFKIAILSIPEGDDKVEKYPLLFSTADTVVLSKFDMMQYFEFDDNMVEKSVKLLNESSEIFRVSSKTGEGIDPLVKFIEERVKADLK
- the cbiM gene encoding cobalt transporter CbiM; the protein is MHIPDNYLSPSTCAVMGAVMVPIWTRAIKKVKKEVTKKKMPLMGIGASLSFLTMMFNVPLPGGTTGHAVGATLLAVLLGPEAACISITIALLIQALLFGDGGILAFGVNCFNMAFVIPYVGYYIYKFLSSRIKKGESIITFIAAYIGLNFGALCAAIEFGIQPLLFKDAAGMPLYCPYPLSISIPAMLIPHLAVAGVLEGIITVGVLGFIKKVSPGIIYEGSATKTKPIYAFILLLICLSPLGLLATGTAWGEWGADEISTVSNGGKALGFVPKGMEHGFNFNSLMPDYSVKGLSDNLGYILSAVAGVAILLIIFRLIANMKKEKKRRK
- a CDS encoding energy-coupling factor transporter transmembrane component T family protein, with translation MVEERKLQMPEWLLEKDNYTPLKEKNSFIDKSIISLLNVLTRFRGKTKQNKFTINAAVKLISTLILIVFVSLAKNLTFVIIANVFILVVINFLSINEIKHILKVSLIVTAFSFILLLPSIFFGYGSNAVMITLKILVSVASVNILACTTQWNDLIMTLKLFKVPDVFIFVLDITIKYILVLGEFSLNMIYALKLRSVGKSKNKSTALSGVLGTMFIKSKEMSEEMYGAMECRGFTGEYKVYKKFKMKLQDYVCIIANAVFIIIYFYFDRL
- a CDS encoding energy-coupling factor ABC transporter ATP-binding protein, whose protein sequence is MIDIKNVSYKYSEGTFALRNVNLHIEVGEAIALIGVNGSGKSTLMKLINGLITASDGKYLFEGKEITDKELQKESFSKSFHKKIGFVFQNSEMQLFCSNVYDEIAFGPRQMGMEEEEVKRRVEDTLRLLKIEDLKDRQPYHLSGGEKKKVAIATVVVLNPEVYIFDEPMNGLDPKTKRFLREFMIAINNAGKTILCSTHDFEYIQDVFKRAVVFSGDHTIIRDGKYDEIMKDKDFLYKNNII
- a CDS encoding DUF1664 domain-containing protein, which encodes MEKEILEILKQMQKEQQEFRVELQGVKTDIQGIKEDVKGIKSDIQELNIKVDRIEKKLESTHEQVERTAEEVTIIKKDLCRVEEATANNLVDIARLKANK
- a CDS encoding NAD(P)/FAD-dependent oxidoreductase yields the protein MSERYDIAIVGSGPAGLSAAINAKIRNKNIIVFGSKDLSSKIVKAPKINNYLGLPGVTGEQLKEHFKKHVEDMEIEITTERVNNIYAMGDYFALMVNDKTYEATTVILTTGIEFSKPLPGEMEFLGRGVGYCATCDAPLYKGKVATVVGYNKESVEETNFISEIVGKVNFIPMFKDEYSLNPNIEVIKSIPKEVLGTDKVNKLVLKDGEVSTDAVFILKDSISPGQLVPGLEMDEMHIKVNRKMETNLPGLYAAGDITGKPYQYIKAAGEGQMAGLNAVSYIDNKNKASENK
- a CDS encoding HD domain-containing protein, producing METKICNLGLVEDKELKFAVMVSKYNGKFVYVRHKKRKTWEVPGGHRELNEAIDDAASRELNEETGAVKFKLTPICDYLCDYSIERENDPKSYGRLYFADIEELGELPNLEIGEVKLFDDMPQDLTYPKIQPILINEVETKLKSMEIIKTVSIIVEEQCKSKDNFFGYEVWTCHVTSVVKNAKILARKLGADEEIVEIAAILHDYASAKDKNMYEEHHIYGAIEAERILKELDYPEEKIEIIKDCILCHRGSVRKEQTTKEAICVASADAMAHIDQVPSLLHLAYCNRGMEVKEGAKWVSKKIQRSWNKLCPEAKEIMEQKYQSAKMILEV
- a CDS encoding VanZ family protein, coding for MKVTKKSKSSNIILWCLFIIYLALLIKVIFFKYPLSMISVMLTDYKQPLSSRIEYANFIPTKSIFHYLSGKETIKIAVENLLGNIIAFGPLGFFLPTLLNWAKKFRHTVFISFIVSLSFEVIQLLTAIGDFDVDDIILNVLGAMIGFGFYKVIMNIVKLRTSTNINL
- a CDS encoding GNAT family N-acetyltransferase, giving the protein MELKILKTDGKNRDFLNLIKLLDEGLNEKYGELQKQYNKLNSVDYINDVIVIYKDNVAVGCGAFKEHSEDTVELKRIFLRKEERGQGLSKIIVSELEKLAKEKGYKFAVLETGIKQIEAISLYKNARYTVTENYGMYAGNANSVCMKKDLWIKSKAL
- a CDS encoding nucleotidyltransferase domain-containing protein; the encoded protein is MSTLNYHCKWRLELAKQICEKIKSVEGTKGIKAIIAGGSVARGYADEYSDVEIPIFWDELPNENIRKLIIKELNAEYFYPYNHEAREDNIIVNGFKIDLWHITLEQEEKVIKSVIKDFKIDFGSSNAIDTIRTCIPMFGEDIVNSWKAKVKEYPRQIAIENINKALQSINSTQVELYLQRENSTLLFEHIANLQKSIFIILLALNKGYFPTFKWMYKSLESFKIKPDNIEQRFRDVFNYSPKEAFENTLVIMFETLDMINNIYPEINTKIVLSKLKSARIPHIHPVYI
- a CDS encoding DUF2935 domain-containing protein → MITKPKFINQSLEINLFFLRIMKEHSLFLEAAFGIKDKELITEADKFKNEFTKLLLQAITISDGVIPSHVLSANEIVTNYTADAEKATEFYTGIDIDTNLTALEKSLTPATGAIPKNLSRLTEDVYSLNHRSISATNALIRFKTKLLNDVLSCSVYTTAYPLLIDHILREAKLFVSLLTKLQNGTEIDMKNDVLDLESFWNRIMSEHSYFIRGLLDPTEEELFNIANNFGNEFAVLTKEASAINKASLDMSNLTNKTLNKTIKLRDFKTQGTEGLLSCKIKSIIVPLLGDHVLREANQYIHLLKLFQAL